A single window of Polaribacter sp. SA4-10 DNA harbors:
- a CDS encoding DUF6691 family protein, translating into MKNIKFLIVGVLFGIILSKTEVVSWYRIYEMFKFQSFHMYGVIGSAVVIGIVFMQLFKRGVIKDYLGNEILIKDKDKGFIRTILGGTIFGLGWALSGACPGPMFVLFGHGVLPILIVLLGAVLGAFIYGLLSKKLPN; encoded by the coding sequence ATGAAAAATATCAAATTTTTAATAGTAGGAGTTTTATTCGGAATTATTTTAAGTAAAACAGAAGTTGTTTCTTGGTACAGAATTTACGAAATGTTTAAGTTTCAATCCTTTCATATGTATGGTGTTATTGGTAGCGCAGTTGTTATCGGAATTGTATTTATGCAACTCTTTAAAAGAGGGGTAATAAAAGATTATTTAGGAAACGAAATACTTATAAAAGACAAGGATAAAGGTTTTATAAGGACAATTTTGGGAGGAACAATTTTTGGTTTAGGTTGGGCGTTATCAGGTGCTTGTCCAGGACCAATGTTTGTTTTATTCGGTCATGGAGTTCTACCAATTTTAATTGTGCTTTTAGGAGCCGTTTTAGGAGCTTTTATTTACGGATTATTAAGTAAAAAATTACCAAATTAA
- a CDS encoding YeeE/YedE family protein gives MEFITQPWPWYVGGPLIAFVLFLTFYFGQAFGVSRSLETFCTIGGAGKISDYFKVDLKESKWSLFFVAGIIIGGFISSEFLMQSQTIDLNPETVNELAGLGFSNAGSSYLPEEIFSLESLLTIKGFLILIGAGILIGFGTRYAGGCTSGHSITGLSSLQLPSLLATIGFFIGGLIMTWFLIPLIF, from the coding sequence ATGGAGTTTATTACACAACCTTGGCCATGGTATGTTGGAGGGCCATTAATTGCTTTTGTACTATTTTTAACGTTCTATTTTGGACAAGCTTTTGGTGTTTCTAGAAGTTTAGAGACTTTCTGTACAATTGGTGGAGCAGGAAAAATTTCAGATTATTTTAAAGTAGATTTAAAAGAAAGTAAATGGAGTTTGTTTTTTGTAGCAGGAATTATAATTGGAGGTTTTATCTCTTCAGAATTTTTAATGCAATCTCAAACAATAGATTTAAACCCTGAAACAGTTAATGAATTAGCAGGTTTAGGTTTTTCTAATGCTGGAAGTTCTTATCTGCCAGAAGAAATTTTTAGCTTAGAAAGTTTACTAACTATAAAAGGGTTCTTAATTTTAATTGGTGCTGGAATTTTAATAGGTTTTGGTACACGTTATGCCGGTGGTTGTACTTCTGGGCATTCAATTACAGGATTAAGTAGTTTGCAATTACCTTCTTTATTAGCTACAATTGGTTTTTTTATTGGTGGTTTAATTATGACTTGGTTTTTAATTCCTTTAATATTTTAG
- a CDS encoding 3-deoxy-D-manno-octulosonic acid transferase: MNFLYNILIFIARILVSVNALFNKKIKLFVDGRRETFSKIAKLKNEKIIWFHAASLGEFEQARPIIEEIKSNYADYKILVTFFSPSGYEIRKNYNLADVVCYLPLDSKRNARKFIKEVNPTLAIFIKYEFWPNFLNELKKKNVPTILVSGILREKQLFFKWYGGFMRKSLDAFHHFFVQDKNSKELLNSINLNTVTIAGDTRFDRVSKILEQDNSIDFINEFKNNQYTIVAGSTWQEDEELLIDYINNKASENEKFIIAPHNIKQEAIFGMKKLINKKTILFSEKEGENLSESQVFIIDTIGILTKIYAAADVAYVGGGLKTGLHNILEPATFGIPVVIGNKYDKFKEAVDLVSLKGCISISNHQEFSTTFTRLKSDEGFRISTGKINKKYIQDHLGATKLIMNYLKKIL, translated from the coding sequence ATGAATTTTTTATATAATATATTAATTTTTATAGCTCGTATTTTAGTATCAGTTAACGCTTTATTCAATAAAAAAATAAAACTTTTTGTTGATGGAAGAAGAGAAACGTTCTCTAAAATAGCTAAATTAAAGAATGAGAAAATAATTTGGTTTCATGCTGCGTCATTAGGTGAGTTTGAGCAAGCTAGACCAATTATAGAAGAAATAAAAAGTAACTACGCTGATTATAAAATTCTAGTTACATTTTTTTCTCCTTCAGGATATGAAATTAGAAAGAACTACAATTTAGCAGACGTAGTTTGTTATTTGCCTTTAGATTCTAAACGAAATGCAAGGAAATTTATAAAAGAAGTAAATCCTACTTTGGCAATATTTATTAAATATGAATTTTGGCCTAATTTTTTAAATGAGTTAAAAAAGAAGAATGTACCAACAATCTTAGTTTCAGGAATTTTAAGAGAAAAACAACTTTTTTTTAAATGGTATGGAGGTTTTATGCGAAAATCTTTGGATGCTTTTCATCACTTTTTTGTACAAGATAAAAACTCTAAAGAGTTACTGAATTCTATTAATTTAAATACTGTTACTATTGCTGGTGACACGCGTTTTGACCGAGTTTCTAAAATTTTAGAGCAAGACAATTCAATTGATTTTATAAATGAATTTAAAAATAATCAATATACAATAGTAGCAGGAAGCACTTGGCAAGAAGATGAAGAATTATTGATTGATTACATCAATAATAAAGCATCGGAAAATGAAAAATTTATTATTGCGCCTCATAATATTAAGCAAGAAGCTATTTTTGGGATGAAGAAACTCATCAATAAAAAAACAATTTTGTTTTCTGAAAAAGAAGGGGAAAATTTATCAGAATCTCAGGTTTTTATAATTGATACAATTGGGATTCTAACCAAAATTTATGCAGCAGCAGATGTTGCTTATGTAGGTGGAGGTTTAAAAACAGGATTACATAATATTTTAGAACCTGCAACTTTTGGAATTCCTGTAGTTATTGGAAATAAATACGACAAATTTAAGGAAGCAGTAGATTTGGTTTCTTTAAAAGGATGTATTTCTATCAGTAATCATCAAGAGTTTTCTACTACATTTACGAGATTAAAATCGGATGAAGGTTTTAGAATATCCACAGGGAAAATCAATAAAAAATACATCCAAGATCATCTTGGTGCAACAAAGTTAATTATGAATTATTTAAAGAAGATATTATAA
- the rpmA gene encoding 50S ribosomal protein L27, whose translation MAHKKGVGSSKNGRESESKRLGVKIFGGQAAIAGNILVRQRGTTHNPGENVYMGKDHTLHAKVDGVVEFRKKKNNRSYVSITPFEA comes from the coding sequence ATGGCACATAAAAAAGGAGTAGGTAGTTCGAAGAATGGTAGAGAATCAGAATCGAAACGTCTAGGTGTAAAAATATTTGGAGGACAAGCTGCAATAGCAGGTAATATTCTTGTTCGTCAAAGAGGAACAACTCACAATCCAGGAGAAAACGTTTACATGGGTAAAGATCATACTTTACATGCAAAAGTTGACGGAGTTGTTGAGTTTAGAAAGAAAAAGAATAATAGATCTTATGTATCTATTACACCTTTTGAAGCTTAA
- the rplU gene encoding 50S ribosomal protein L21: protein MYAIVEIAGQQFKVAKDQKVYVHRLQGEEGSKVTFDNVLLLDNAGSVTIGAPAIEGAAVTAKILGHLKGDKVIVFKKKRRKGYQKKNGHRQYLSEIQIESIAATGAKKSANKEAAPKKEAATKAEVKEASTDYSSMTVAELKAAAKDKGISGYTSLKKAELIDALTK, encoded by the coding sequence ATGTACGCAATCGTAGAGATAGCAGGGCAGCAGTTTAAAGTAGCAAAAGACCAAAAAGTATACGTTCATCGTTTACAAGGAGAAGAAGGATCAAAAGTAACTTTTGATAACGTTCTTTTACTTGACAACGCAGGAAGTGTAACAATTGGCGCCCCAGCTATAGAAGGAGCCGCAGTAACGGCAAAAATTCTAGGTCACCTAAAAGGTGATAAAGTAATCGTTTTCAAAAAGAAAAGAAGAAAAGGTTACCAAAAGAAAAATGGACATAGACAGTATTTAAGCGAGATTCAAATTGAATCTATTGCTGCTACTGGTGCTAAAAAATCAGCAAATAAAGAAGCTGCTCCTAAAAAGGAAGCTGCTACTAAAGCTGAAGTAAAAGAAGCTTCAACAGATTATAGTTCTATGACTGTTGCAGAATTAAAAGCAGCCGCTAAAGATAAAGGTATCTCTGGATATACTTCTTTAAAGAAAGCTGAATTAATTGATGCTTTAACTAAATAA
- a CDS encoding pitrilysin family protein, whose translation MKKSILSLTSAVLFVFSTNAQKVEFEEYNLDNGMHVILHQDNSAPVVTTSVMYHVGAKDEQPDRTGMAHFFEHLLFEGTQNIGKGEWFKIVSSNGGRNNANTTDDRTYYYEIFPSNKLELGLWMESERLLHPIIKQGGVDTQNEVVKEEKRLRVDNQPYSRFLEYVKVNMFKKHPYKGTTIGKMKHLDDATLKEFLAFNKKFYVPNNATLVVAGDIDVNATKKMIQDYFGPIPRGENIIRTNIKEDPITEQMNAKGYDPNIQIPAVMAAYRTPSMKTRDSRILDMISSYLSSGKSSVMYKKLVDTKKMALQAGAINLSQEDYGTYILYALPQGETKLKDLVKEIDEEIVTLQSDLISEKNYQKLQNKFENNFVNSNSSVEGVANSLARYNVLYGDTNLINTEIDIYRSITKEEIREVAKKYLNPNQRLILEYLPEKK comes from the coding sequence ATGAAAAAAAGTATTTTATCTCTTACTTCAGCGGTGTTATTTGTGTTTTCTACAAACGCACAAAAAGTTGAATTTGAAGAGTACAATTTAGATAACGGTATGCACGTTATCTTACATCAAGATAATTCTGCTCCAGTTGTTACTACTTCTGTAATGTATCACGTGGGTGCAAAAGATGAACAACCAGACAGAACAGGAATGGCTCACTTTTTTGAGCACTTACTTTTTGAAGGAACTCAAAATATTGGAAAAGGAGAATGGTTTAAAATTGTTTCATCAAACGGAGGCAGAAATAATGCAAACACAACTGATGATAGAACTTACTATTATGAAATCTTTCCTTCAAACAAATTAGAGCTTGGTTTATGGATGGAATCTGAAAGGTTATTACATCCAATTATTAAACAAGGAGGTGTAGATACTCAAAATGAAGTTGTAAAAGAGGAAAAAAGATTACGAGTAGATAATCAACCTTACTCTCGATTTTTAGAATATGTTAAAGTTAACATGTTTAAGAAACACCCTTATAAAGGAACTACAATTGGTAAAATGAAGCATTTAGATGATGCTACTTTAAAAGAGTTTTTAGCATTTAATAAAAAATTCTATGTCCCAAACAATGCTACTTTAGTTGTTGCTGGTGATATTGATGTAAATGCTACAAAAAAAATGATTCAAGACTATTTTGGACCTATTCCAAGGGGTGAAAATATTATTAGAACGAACATAAAAGAAGATCCAATAACGGAACAAATGAATGCTAAGGGATATGACCCAAACATTCAAATTCCTGCAGTTATGGCTGCTTATAGAACTCCGTCTATGAAAACTAGAGATTCAAGAATTTTAGATATGATTTCTTCCTATTTAAGTTCTGGTAAAAGTTCTGTGATGTATAAAAAATTAGTGGATACTAAAAAAATGGCTTTACAAGCTGGTGCAATTAATTTAAGTCAAGAAGATTACGGAACCTATATTTTATATGCTTTGCCACAAGGAGAAACAAAATTAAAAGACCTTGTTAAAGAAATTGATGAAGAGATTGTAACATTACAATCTGATTTAATTTCTGAAAAAAACTATCAAAAACTACAAAATAAGTTCGAGAATAATTTTGTGAATTCAAACTCAAGTGTAGAGGGAGTTGCAAATTCTTTAGCGCGTTACAATGTTTTGTATGGTGATACAAATTTAATTAATACAGAAATTGATATTTACAGATCAATCACTAAAGAAGAGATTAGAGAAGTTGCAAAAAAATATCTAAATCCAAATCAGCGATTAATTTTAGAATATTTACCAGAAAAAAAATAA
- a CDS encoding M16 family metallopeptidase, whose amino-acid sequence MMKTKILSLIAIITLSFAGSAQIDRSKMPKPGPDPVVKLGKAKTFTLKNGLKVIMVENHKLPRASANLTIDNKPYFEGDIAGVSGMMGSLLGRGTKNITKDEFNEQVDFLGANVSFRSSGAYATSLKRYFPEILGLMADGVKNSQFTQEEFDKEVKVTLDNLKSGEKDVKSIARRVENALTFGKNHPSGEFTTKETINKINLDDVKNNFNTYYKPNNAYLVIVGDINIKETKKLVKKLFSDWEKGNIPVFDIAKPENVSTTEINFINMPNAVQSEIAVINNIDLKLGDKDYYAALMASNILGGGGTARLFMNLREDKGYTYGSYSSLRQSRTAATFRASASVRNVVTDSSVVEIQKEINRIRYQPVSAEELKNSKEEYIGGFVMDVQKPATAASFALNIARYNLPEDFYANYIENINTVTLDDLQNAAIKYFKADKARIIITGKGIDVLNNLEKGDYVIKYFDKEGNATVKPAMTLPIPEGMTAANVVDKYIDAIGGIDKVAAIKTTMMVANATVQGTPLILTTKASSPNKKSSVISAMGQTFQKTVFDGEKGYSESRGQRQDLAGEDLEKSKIENSILSDLSYKEGKLLRIEPLDGKNMIVLKHGSTEVFYDMESGLKIKSINVVKTPDGKETQVPTIFSDYKEVNGVKFPHSIGQKMGPMDINFTITEIKINEGVSDEDFK is encoded by the coding sequence ATGATGAAAACAAAGATTTTATCGCTAATAGCAATTATAACATTATCTTTTGCTGGAAGTGCACAAATAGACAGAAGTAAAATGCCTAAACCAGGACCAGATCCGGTTGTAAAATTAGGAAAAGCAAAAACATTTACTTTAAAAAACGGACTAAAAGTAATTATGGTAGAAAACCATAAATTACCTAGAGCATCAGCAAATTTAACAATTGATAATAAGCCTTATTTTGAAGGAGATATTGCTGGAGTTTCTGGAATGATGGGAAGTCTTTTAGGAAGAGGTACTAAAAATATTACTAAAGACGAATTTAACGAACAAGTAGATTTCTTAGGAGCAAATGTAAGTTTTAGAAGCTCAGGAGCATATGCTACTTCTTTAAAAAGATATTTTCCAGAAATTTTAGGTTTAATGGCAGATGGAGTAAAAAATTCTCAATTTACTCAAGAAGAGTTTGACAAGGAAGTTAAGGTTACTTTAGATAATTTAAAATCTGGTGAAAAAGATGTAAAATCTATTGCTAGAAGAGTTGAAAATGCATTGACTTTTGGTAAAAATCATCCTTCAGGAGAATTCACAACAAAAGAAACCATTAACAAAATCAACTTAGATGATGTAAAAAATAATTTCAATACCTATTATAAACCTAACAATGCTTACTTAGTAATTGTTGGAGATATTAATATTAAAGAGACTAAAAAGTTAGTAAAGAAATTATTTAGTGATTGGGAAAAAGGAAATATTCCTGTTTTTGATATTGCGAAACCAGAAAATGTTTCTACTACAGAAATCAATTTTATAAATATGCCAAATGCTGTTCAATCAGAAATTGCTGTAATCAACAATATCGATTTAAAATTAGGAGATAAGGATTACTACGCGGCATTAATGGCAAGTAATATTCTTGGTGGTGGTGGAACCGCACGTTTATTCATGAATTTACGTGAAGATAAAGGGTATACTTATGGTTCTTATTCTAGCTTAAGACAAAGCAGAACTGCAGCAACTTTTAGAGCTTCAGCAAGTGTACGTAATGTGGTTACAGATAGTTCTGTTGTAGAAATTCAAAAAGAAATTAACAGAATTCGTTATCAACCAGTTTCAGCAGAAGAGTTAAAAAACTCTAAAGAAGAGTATATTGGTGGTTTTGTTATGGATGTTCAAAAACCAGCTACTGCAGCTAGTTTTGCTTTAAATATTGCACGTTATAATTTACCTGAAGATTTTTATGCCAACTACATAGAGAATATTAATACTGTTACTTTAGATGATTTACAGAACGCAGCAATAAAATATTTTAAAGCCGATAAAGCTAGAATTATAATTACAGGGAAAGGAATAGATGTTCTTAATAACCTTGAAAAAGGAGATTATGTAATTAAATATTTTGATAAAGAAGGAAATGCAACTGTAAAACCAGCAATGACTTTACCAATTCCTGAAGGAATGACTGCTGCAAATGTTGTTGATAAATATATTGATGCAATTGGTGGTATCGATAAAGTAGCAGCTATAAAAACTACAATGATGGTTGCAAATGCAACTGTGCAAGGAACCCCTTTAATTCTTACAACTAAAGCGTCTTCTCCTAACAAAAAATCTTCTGTAATTTCTGCTATGGGACAAACGTTTCAAAAAACTGTTTTTGATGGTGAAAAAGGATACTCAGAATCTAGAGGACAACGACAAGATTTAGCTGGGGAAGATTTAGAAAAATCTAAAATAGAAAACTCAATTCTTAGTGATTTAAGTTATAAAGAAGGAAAACTTCTAAGAATAGAACCTTTAGACGGTAAAAACATGATTGTTTTAAAACATGGAAGTACAGAGGTTTTCTATGATATGGAATCTGGTTTAAAAATAAAATCCATTAACGTTGTTAAAACTCCAGATGGTAAAGAAACACAAGTGCCAACTATTTTTTCTGATTATAAAGAAGTAAACGGAGTAAAATTTCCGCATTCAATCGGTCAAAAAATGGGTCCAATGGATATAAATTTTACAATCACAGAAATAAAAATTAACGAAGGAGTTTCTGACGAAGATTTTAAATAA
- a CDS encoding DMT family transporter yields the protein MNNQQQKWFYLIILSIVWGSSFILMKKALLGVTPVQLGALRMIFTAIFLLSVAFPSIKKIKKRHWKYIVYTALAGTFIPGFLFAFAITTIDSSIVSILNSFTPFNTLIFGAIVFGFYFKKRQLYGILIGLVGTSILILKGADLNPNQNYWYALLIIIASVGYAFNANMIKKYLYDLDALAITTGNFLLLIIPATIVLGCTDFFKTFDSENEILMQSLGYLVVLSVVGTGIAKTIYNKLVHISDPVFSSSVTYLIPLVAIFWGVLDGEKLSMLQVFGGIIILFGVYLVNKSK from the coding sequence ATGAATAATCAACAACAAAAGTGGTTTTACCTTATTATTCTTTCGATCGTTTGGGGTAGTTCTTTTATCTTAATGAAGAAAGCACTTTTAGGTGTAACGCCAGTTCAATTGGGTGCTTTAAGAATGATTTTTACAGCTATTTTTTTACTCTCTGTAGCTTTTCCTTCAATTAAAAAAATTAAAAAAAGACATTGGAAATATATTGTTTATACTGCACTCGCAGGTACATTTATACCTGGTTTTCTATTTGCTTTTGCAATTACAACTATAGATAGTTCCATTGTATCTATTTTAAATTCATTTACACCTTTTAATACTTTAATTTTTGGTGCAATTGTTTTTGGTTTTTATTTTAAGAAAAGGCAATTATATGGTATTCTCATAGGTTTAGTAGGTACTTCCATTTTAATATTAAAAGGAGCCGATTTAAATCCGAATCAAAATTATTGGTATGCATTATTGATTATTATTGCCTCTGTAGGTTATGCTTTTAATGCGAATATGATAAAAAAATATTTGTATGATTTAGATGCTTTGGCAATTACAACAGGTAATTTTTTATTGTTGATTATACCAGCAACTATTGTTTTAGGGTGTACTGATTTTTTTAAAACGTTTGATTCTGAAAATGAAATTTTAATGCAATCTCTTGGTTATTTAGTTGTTTTATCTGTTGTAGGTACTGGGATTGCAAAAACTATTTATAATAAATTAGTGCATATTTCAGATCCAGTTTTTTCATCTTCTGTAACGTATTTAATTCCATTAGTGGCCATTTTTTGGGGAGTATTAGATGGAGAAAAATTGAGTATGCTTCAGGTTTTTGGTGGAATAATAATTCTTTTTGGAGTTTATTTGGTAAATAAATCGAAATAA
- a CDS encoding cation transporter, translated as MKTKKILFSVAIAFFILVGCKNEAKKETLPVNKQSTSLAISGMTCEIGCAKTIQSKLSKKEGVLDAKVVFTDSIANIEFDANKTSKKDLIAFVDGIAGGDLYKASEASKKLHACSDSCKKECQVKKGEKKQCKADCKMACCANKVTK; from the coding sequence ATGAAGACTAAAAAAATATTATTTTCTGTTGCTATTGCTTTTTTTATACTAGTAGGATGTAAAAATGAAGCGAAAAAAGAAACCCTACCTGTTAATAAGCAAAGTACTTCTTTAGCTATTTCTGGAATGACTTGTGAAATTGGTTGTGCTAAAACTATTCAATCTAAATTATCTAAAAAAGAAGGTGTTTTAGATGCTAAAGTTGTTTTTACAGACAGTATTGCAAATATTGAATTTGATGCAAATAAAACTTCTAAAAAAGACCTAATAGCTTTTGTTGATGGAATTGCTGGTGGTGACTTGTACAAAGCTTCTGAAGCTTCTAAAAAATTACATGCTTGTTCAGATTCTTGTAAAAAAGAATGTCAAGTTAAAAAAGGCGAGAAAAAACAATGTAAAGCAGATTGTAAAATGGCGTGTTGTGCTAATAAAGTAACAAAATAG